One segment of Streptomyces sp. YIM 121038 DNA contains the following:
- a CDS encoding NtaA/DmoA family FMN-dependent monooxygenase (This protein belongs to a clade of FMN-dependent monooxygenases, within a broader family of flavin-dependent oxidoreductases, the luciferase-like monooxygenase (LMM) family, some of whose members use coenzyme F420 rather than FMN.): MTSGTHGSAPQGPRTPGPPAQGSRTPGPPAQGSRTPGPPARGSRTAGSPARKQIHLAAHFPGVNNTTVWADPRSRSQIEFSSFEHLARTAERGLFDFFFLAEGLRLREHKGRIHDLDVVGRPESLTVLSALAAVTDRLGLAATVNATFNEPYELARRLASLDHLSGGRAAWNVVTSSDAFTGENFRRGGFLDRADRYTRAAEFVATARELWDSWTPGADGAPGGPRPFAHSGRHFAISGEFGVDRPPQGHPVVIQAGDSPEGREFAASAADVIFTRHGTLEAGRAFYADVKGRLARYGRGPEDLKIMPGVTFVLGDTAAEAQERATEIRRQQVSPQNALLAAEQVWGVDLSAYDPDGPLPDIDPDPESTLVQGRVRVGDVLAVAEKWRALSRAKGLSLHQTVIETTARQSFIGTPAAVAEQLDEFVRTDAADGFILVPHLTPGGLDEFVERVVPLLQERGAFRTEYEGATLRSHLGLSEPARKG, from the coding sequence ATGACGTCCGGCACCCACGGATCCGCTCCGCAAGGGCCCCGTACGCCAGGGCCTCCCGCGCAGGGGTCTCGTACGCCAGGGCCTCCCGCGCAGGGGTCTCGTACGCCAGGGCCTCCCGCGCGGGGGTCCCGTACGGCCGGATCCCCCGCGCGCAAGCAGATCCACCTCGCCGCCCACTTCCCCGGCGTGAACAACACCACCGTGTGGGCCGACCCCCGGTCGCGCTCGCAGATCGAGTTCTCGTCGTTCGAGCACCTGGCCCGGACCGCCGAGCGCGGGCTCTTCGACTTCTTCTTCCTCGCCGAGGGCCTCCGGCTGCGCGAACACAAGGGCCGCATCCACGACCTGGACGTCGTCGGCAGGCCCGAGTCCCTCACCGTCCTGAGCGCCCTCGCGGCCGTCACCGACCGTCTCGGCCTGGCCGCCACCGTCAACGCGACCTTCAACGAGCCCTACGAACTGGCCCGCAGGCTCGCCTCGCTCGACCACCTCAGCGGCGGCCGCGCCGCCTGGAACGTCGTCACCTCCTCCGACGCCTTCACCGGCGAGAACTTCCGGCGCGGCGGCTTCCTCGACCGCGCCGACCGCTACACCCGCGCGGCCGAGTTCGTCGCCACGGCCCGGGAGCTGTGGGACTCCTGGACGCCCGGGGCGGACGGCGCCCCGGGCGGGCCGCGCCCCTTCGCGCACAGCGGGCGGCACTTCGCCATCTCCGGGGAGTTCGGCGTGGACCGGCCGCCGCAGGGGCACCCCGTCGTGATCCAGGCCGGGGACTCGCCCGAGGGCCGGGAGTTCGCCGCGTCGGCCGCCGATGTGATCTTCACCCGGCACGGCACCCTGGAGGCGGGCCGCGCGTTCTACGCGGACGTCAAGGGCCGCCTCGCCCGGTACGGCCGCGGGCCCGAGGACCTCAAGATCATGCCCGGTGTCACCTTCGTCCTCGGCGACACCGCGGCCGAGGCGCAGGAGCGGGCCACCGAGATCCGCCGCCAACAGGTCTCGCCGCAGAACGCCCTCCTGGCCGCGGAGCAGGTGTGGGGCGTCGACCTGTCGGCGTACGACCCGGACGGGCCGCTGCCCGACATCGACCCGGACCCGGAGTCGACGCTCGTCCAGGGCCGGGTGCGGGTCGGCGACGTGCTGGCCGTCGCCGAGAAGTGGCGGGCGCTGTCCCGCGCCAAGGGCCTGTCCCTGCACCAGACCGTCATCGAGACGACCGCGCGGCAGTCGTTCATCGGCACGCCCGCCGCCGTCGCCGAACAGCTCGACGAGTTCGTACGGACCGACGCCGCCGACGGCTTCATCCTCGTCCCGCACCTGACGCCGGGCGGGCTCGACGAG
- a CDS encoding LLM class flavin-dependent oxidoreductase: MSASPPPGRGPLHLAAAVDLPGAHDAAPFVELARLAEHGALDFVTLGDGFARRGLDALAVLSRVAPATGRVGLVPTVTTTHTEPFHVQAAVATLDWVSHGRAGWAVEVSATEAEARLFGRRRAAPRDALWREAGEVADVARRLWDSWEDDAEIRDAATGRFVDRDKLHHVDFEGAAFSVRGPSIVPRPPQGHPVVVVDATAEHTRDVAVRHADVALVRAASPAQAGAARAELRGRAAALGRDPEALRVLAALVVDLGGGEHAAQPGHGGGPHPTADGPLYRGGPVDLADLIAAWHAAGAADGFHLTPVEPRRDLERLVNGTVSLLQHRGLFRTFYPGATLRDHLGLARPANRYAAHAREAS; encoded by the coding sequence ATGTCCGCAAGCCCACCCCCAGGCCGGGGCCCGCTGCATCTCGCGGCCGCCGTCGACCTGCCCGGCGCACACGACGCCGCGCCCTTCGTCGAACTCGCCCGGCTCGCCGAGCACGGCGCCCTCGACTTCGTGACCCTCGGCGACGGCTTCGCCCGCCGCGGGCTCGACGCGCTCGCCGTGCTCTCCCGCGTCGCGCCGGCCACCGGCCGCGTCGGCCTGGTGCCCACCGTGACCACCACGCACACCGAGCCCTTCCACGTGCAGGCGGCCGTGGCCACGCTCGACTGGGTCAGCCACGGCCGGGCCGGGTGGGCCGTCGAGGTGTCCGCGACCGAGGCCGAGGCCAGGCTGTTCGGGCGGCGCCGGGCGGCCCCGCGCGACGCGCTGTGGCGCGAGGCGGGCGAGGTCGCCGACGTCGCCCGGCGGCTGTGGGACAGCTGGGAGGACGACGCCGAGATCCGGGACGCGGCCACCGGCCGCTTCGTCGACCGGGACAAGCTGCACCACGTCGACTTCGAGGGCGCCGCCTTCTCCGTGCGCGGGCCCTCCATCGTCCCCCGGCCGCCGCAGGGCCACCCCGTGGTCGTCGTCGACGCCACCGCCGAGCACACCCGGGACGTGGCCGTCCGGCACGCGGACGTCGCCCTGGTCCGGGCCGCGAGCCCGGCCCAGGCCGGGGCCGCGCGCGCCGAGCTGCGCGGCCGCGCGGCCGCGCTCGGGCGGGACCCGGAGGCGCTGCGGGTGCTCGCCGCGCTCGTCGTCGACCTCGGCGGCGGCGAGCACGCCGCGCAGCCGGGGCACGGCGGTGGCCCGCACCCCACCGCCGACGGACCGCTCTACCGGGGCGGGCCCGTCGACCTGGCCGACCTCATCGCCGCCTGGCACGCGGCGGGCGCCGCCGACGGCTTCCACCTCACGCCCGTGGAGCCGCGGCGCGACCTGGAGCGCCTGGTCAACGGCACGGTCTCGCTGCTCCAGCACCGCGGCCTGTTCCGCACCTTCTACCCGGGCGCCACGCTCCGGGACCACCTGGGCCTCGCCCGGCCCGCCAACCGCTACGCGGCGCACGCGAGGGAGGCGTCATGA
- a CDS encoding FAD/NAD(P)-binding protein, giving the protein MSTATASSTVAGTPTLVIVGAGPRATGLIERIAANAPSLYAGARLDIHLVDPYPPGPGRIWRERQSPLLWMNSHAQDVTLFTDDTVDLAGPVRPGPALHEWAGVDGQTFAGRRTQGAYLRWVYETSVAALPPGITVHHHARRALRLTGPRAGRQRVWLEGRPRPLLGDLVILAQGHLDADPDAEQLRLARHAREHGLVHLPPDFTADSDLGALEAGQKVLVRGFGLAFVDLMVLLTEGRGGRYDGDTYVPSGREPVLYVGSRRGVPYHSKLGYTWDDGERPPLPRYLGPAQIDELLARPGGFDFGRDVWPLVEKELGFAHYHRLFGAHPERTATAWHDFDEKYAACPPGSPELHALVSAAVPDPADRLDLTALDHPLDGVRHSSYAGLQEGLRAYVTADLTRRHDPAHSPDLAVFLGLLSVYGQLTRLGDIGPWWHGYFSYLASGPPGPRLRQLLALSRAGIVRFLGADLRIEAREGVFRATSATVPGQHVDARALVEARLPQPTLARTRDPLLRALHAEGVAETPDGLLAVDPADGRVRDRAGSPHPRRFALGPHTDARGAGAFTRPRTNSPSFRQNDATARAVLTFLHEAGR; this is encoded by the coding sequence ATGAGCACCGCGACGGCCTCGTCGACGGTGGCGGGGACGCCCACCCTCGTGATCGTCGGCGCGGGCCCGCGCGCCACCGGCCTCATCGAGCGCATCGCCGCCAACGCGCCGTCCCTGTACGCCGGGGCGCGCCTGGACATCCACCTCGTCGACCCCTACCCACCGGGGCCGGGGCGCATCTGGCGGGAGCGGCAGTCGCCGCTCCTGTGGATGAACTCGCACGCACAGGACGTCACCCTCTTCACCGACGACACCGTGGACCTCGCGGGACCCGTCCGGCCGGGCCCCGCGCTGCACGAGTGGGCGGGCGTCGACGGACAGACCTTCGCCGGGCGCCGCACCCAGGGCGCCTATCTGCGCTGGGTGTACGAGACCTCCGTGGCCGCGCTGCCGCCGGGCATCACCGTGCACCACCACGCCCGGCGCGCCCTGCGTCTGACCGGGCCCCGCGCGGGCCGCCAGCGGGTGTGGCTCGAAGGCCGCCCGCGCCCGCTGCTCGGCGACCTCGTGATCCTCGCCCAGGGCCACCTCGACGCCGACCCCGACGCCGAGCAGCTCCGCCTGGCGCGGCACGCCCGGGAGCACGGGCTCGTGCACCTGCCGCCCGACTTCACCGCCGACAGCGACCTCGGCGCCCTCGAAGCGGGCCAGAAGGTGCTGGTCCGCGGCTTCGGCCTGGCCTTCGTCGACCTCATGGTGCTGCTCACCGAGGGGCGCGGCGGGCGCTACGACGGCGACACGTATGTGCCCTCGGGCCGCGAGCCGGTCCTGTACGTCGGCTCGCGGCGCGGCGTGCCCTACCACTCCAAGCTCGGCTACACCTGGGACGACGGCGAACGGCCGCCGCTGCCCCGCTACCTGGGGCCCGCGCAGATCGACGAGCTGCTCGCCAGACCCGGCGGCTTCGACTTCGGGCGCGACGTGTGGCCGCTGGTCGAGAAGGAGCTGGGCTTCGCCCACTACCACCGCCTGTTCGGCGCGCACCCCGAGCGCACGGCCACCGCCTGGCACGACTTCGACGAGAAGTACGCCGCCTGCCCGCCCGGCAGCCCCGAGCTGCACGCGCTCGTCTCCGCCGCCGTGCCCGACCCCGCCGACCGGCTCGACCTCACCGCCCTCGACCATCCGCTGGACGGCGTCCGCCACTCCTCGTACGCGGGGCTCCAGGAGGGCCTGCGCGCCTACGTCACCGCCGACCTCACCCGCCGTCACGACCCCGCGCACAGCCCCGACCTGGCCGTCTTCCTCGGCCTGCTCTCCGTCTACGGGCAGCTCACCCGGCTCGGCGACATCGGGCCCTGGTGGCACGGCTACTTCAGCTACCTCGCCTCGGGGCCGCCCGGACCGCGTCTGCGCCAGCTGCTCGCCCTGTCCCGCGCGGGGATCGTGCGGTTCCTCGGCGCGGACCTGCGCATCGAGGCGCGCGAGGGGGTGTTCCGGGCGACGAGCGCCACCGTGCCCGGACAGCACGTGGACGCCCGCGCCCTGGTCGAGGCGCGCCTTCCGCAGCCCACGCTCGCCCGCACCCGCGACCCGCTGCTGCGCGCCCTGCACGCCGAGGGGGTGGCCGAGACGCCCGACGGGCTCCTCGCCGTCGACCCCGCCGACGGCCGTGTCCGGGACCGCGCGGGCAGCCCGCACCCGCGCCGCTTCGCCCTCGGCCCGCACACCGACGCGCGCGGCGCGGGCGCCTTCACGCGGCCGCGCACCAACAGCCCTTCCTTCCGGCAGAACGACGCCACCGCGCGCGCCGTCCTCACCTTCCTGCACGAGGCCGGGCGGTGA
- a CDS encoding amino acid ABC transporter permease: MSSDALTKVAVHRPDPPGQHPAEPRIVPRRHLGQWAAAAVVVAALALALNSVVRNEAFQWGVVGDYFTTAAVLRGLWLTLWLTAVVMVLGFALGTLLALGRLSSNPVLRAVSWGYVWFFRSMPILVQLLFWFNIGALYPTLLGIKTVDLLGPVTIAVIGLTLHEAAYAAEVVRGGILSVDRGQTEAAQSLGLGRARRFRRIVLPQAMRSIVPPAGNMLIGTLKGTSIVSVIAVQDLLYSVQLVYHRTYQVIPLLLVATLWYVAVTSVLSVGQYYVERHYARGSELAR; this comes from the coding sequence ATGTCATCCGACGCCCTCACCAAGGTGGCCGTCCACCGGCCCGACCCTCCCGGACAGCATCCGGCCGAACCCCGCATCGTGCCCCGGCGCCACCTCGGCCAGTGGGCGGCCGCGGCCGTCGTCGTCGCGGCGCTCGCGCTCGCCCTGAACTCCGTCGTGCGCAACGAAGCCTTCCAGTGGGGGGTCGTCGGCGACTACTTCACCACCGCGGCCGTGCTGCGCGGACTGTGGCTCACGCTGTGGCTGACCGCCGTCGTGATGGTCCTCGGCTTCGCCCTCGGCACCCTGCTCGCCCTCGGCCGGCTCTCCAGCAACCCCGTTCTGCGGGCGGTCAGCTGGGGCTACGTCTGGTTCTTCCGGTCGATGCCGATCCTGGTGCAGCTCCTCTTCTGGTTCAACATCGGCGCGCTGTACCCGACGCTGCTCGGCATCAAGACCGTCGACCTGCTCGGGCCCGTCACCATCGCCGTCATCGGGCTCACCCTGCACGAGGCCGCGTACGCCGCCGAGGTCGTGCGCGGCGGCATCCTCTCCGTCGACCGGGGACAGACCGAGGCCGCGCAGTCGCTCGGGCTCGGTCGCGCGCGCCGCTTCCGGAGAATCGTTCTTCCGCAGGCCATGCGCTCCATCGTCCCCCCGGCGGGCAACATGCTGATCGGCACGCTCAAGGGCACCTCGATCGTCAGCGTCATCGCCGTACAGGACCTGCTGTACTCCGTGCAGCTCGTGTACCACCGCACCTACCAGGTCATCCCGCTCCTGCTCGTCGCCACGCTCTGGTACGTCGCCGTCACCTCCGTGCTCAGCGTCGGGCAGTACTACGTGGAGCGGCACTACGCGCGCGGCTCGGAGCTCGCCCGATGA
- a CDS encoding ABC transporter substrate-binding protein produces MRTSRTSLSAFALITTAALALTACGSGGSSDASAGAAPGGRSGKLPTTDVVSSVTKNEKAAALLPADVRERGTLRIGSSVGGTPPGSAYLEDGKTVVGQDIDFADAVAKALGLRLKRETASFEAILPALGSGKYDLGTGNFGVTEERRRTIDFVTYINDGQGFAVRDDSKLKKVTDFRQLCGLNVATGAGTTFEVTLEDNKHVCADAGEKPYSVKTYTEQGAIWGSLQQGRSDVVMSTINGLRYAVKQQPGLKFLGEFHRLDVGFAFKKGTKLAPAFQAAVNQLIADGTYDRILKKWGTRASAIDASRISPREIKD; encoded by the coding sequence ATGCGCACGTCCCGCACGTCCCTGTCCGCCTTCGCCCTGATCACGACCGCCGCGCTCGCGCTGACCGCGTGCGGCTCCGGCGGCTCGTCCGACGCCTCGGCGGGCGCGGCGCCCGGGGGCAGGAGCGGCAAGCTCCCGACGACGGACGTGGTGTCGTCGGTGACGAAGAACGAGAAGGCCGCGGCGCTCCTGCCCGCCGACGTGCGCGAGCGCGGCACCCTGAGAATCGGCAGCAGCGTCGGCGGCACCCCACCGGGCTCGGCCTATCTGGAGGACGGCAAGACGGTGGTCGGCCAGGACATCGACTTCGCCGATGCCGTCGCCAAGGCCCTCGGGCTGCGCCTGAAACGGGAGACCGCGAGCTTCGAGGCGATCCTGCCGGCGCTCGGCAGCGGCAAGTACGACCTGGGCACCGGCAACTTCGGCGTGACCGAGGAGCGGCGCAGGACGATCGACTTCGTCACCTACATCAACGACGGCCAGGGCTTCGCCGTCCGCGACGACAGCAAGCTCAAGAAGGTCACGGACTTCCGTCAGCTGTGCGGTCTGAACGTGGCCACCGGCGCGGGCACCACGTTCGAGGTGACCCTGGAGGACAACAAGCACGTGTGCGCCGACGCGGGCGAGAAGCCGTACAGCGTCAAGACGTACACCGAGCAGGGCGCGATCTGGGGCTCCCTGCAGCAGGGCCGCAGCGACGTGGTGATGTCGACGATCAACGGCCTGCGGTACGCGGTGAAGCAGCAGCCGGGCCTGAAGTTCCTCGGCGAGTTCCACCGCCTGGACGTGGGCTTCGCGTTCAAGAAGGGCACGAAGCTGGCGCCCGCGTTCCAGGCGGCGGTCAATCAGCTCATCGCGGACGGGACGTACGACCGCATCCTGAAGAAGTGGGGCACGCGGGCGTCGGCGATCGACGCGTCCCGGATCTCACCGCGGGAGATCAAGGACTGA
- a CDS encoding DUF5685 family protein: MFGIVRPCAHRLGDGLKNQWMAHLCGLCLALRGDHGQFARVVTNYDGLIISVLTEAQAEHTTGRRRTAGPCPLRGMRTASVARGEGARLAAAVSLVLASAKVRDHVVDGDGLLARRPVAAAARRVAGRWDRAGARTGADVGFDTAVLVDAVERQEGIEALAGPGTSLLTVTEPTETATAAAFAHTAVLAGRPGNAEPLAEAGRLFGRLAHLLDAVEDRQADAAAGAWNPITATGATAAEARRLADDALHGIRLALAEVEFTDAKLAHFLLVHELGRSVDRAFGTASCGHTVTAYDGSGPYGGGSGQGPYGGSGAYGGGPYGGGSPYGDAAGGGHGGAAGGGGHGGGGFGPWSGEPKKPRGFWAGCLVAIGLCCTCQLCCAREYEGPWSRKKRKGACRDCDCPCECCECCACDC, from the coding sequence TTGTTCGGAATAGTCAGGCCCTGTGCCCATCGCCTCGGTGACGGGCTCAAGAACCAGTGGATGGCGCATCTGTGCGGGCTCTGCCTCGCGCTGCGCGGTGACCACGGACAGTTCGCACGCGTCGTGACCAACTACGACGGGCTCATCATCTCGGTCCTGACGGAGGCTCAGGCCGAGCACACCACCGGTCGGCGGCGCACCGCGGGCCCCTGCCCGCTGCGCGGCATGCGCACCGCGTCGGTCGCCCGCGGCGAGGGCGCGCGGCTCGCCGCCGCCGTGTCGCTGGTGCTCGCCTCCGCGAAGGTGCGCGACCACGTCGTCGACGGTGACGGCCTGTTGGCCCGCAGGCCGGTGGCCGCCGCGGCGCGCCGGGTCGCCGGGCGCTGGGACCGGGCGGGCGCGCGCACCGGCGCCGACGTGGGCTTCGACACGGCCGTCCTCGTCGACGCCGTGGAGCGGCAGGAGGGCATCGAGGCCCTGGCGGGCCCCGGCACGTCCCTGCTCACCGTCACCGAGCCCACCGAGACGGCCACCGCGGCCGCCTTCGCGCACACCGCCGTCCTCGCGGGCCGCCCCGGCAACGCGGAGCCGCTCGCCGAGGCGGGGCGGCTCTTCGGCCGGCTCGCGCATCTGCTCGACGCCGTGGAGGACCGGCAGGCCGACGCCGCCGCGGGCGCCTGGAACCCGATCACGGCCACCGGCGCCACCGCCGCCGAGGCGCGCCGCCTCGCCGACGACGCGCTGCACGGCATCCGGCTCGCCCTCGCCGAGGTGGAGTTCACCGACGCCAAGCTCGCGCACTTCCTGCTCGTGCACGAGCTGGGCCGGTCGGTGGACCGGGCGTTCGGGACGGCGTCCTGTGGCCACACCGTGACGGCGTACGACGGTTCCGGTCCGTACGGCGGCGGGAGCGGTCAGGGGCCCTACGGCGGCTCCGGCGCGTACGGCGGCGGGCCGTACGGCGGCGGGTCGCCCTACGGCGACGCGGCCGGGGGCGGACACGGCGGCGCGGCCGGCGGGGGCGGGCACGGCGGCGGGGGCTTCGGCCCCTGGTCGGGGGAGCCGAAGAAGCCGCGCGGGTTCTGGGCGGGCTGCCTCGTCGCGATCGGCCTGTGCTGCACGTGCCAGCTGTGCTGCGCCCGCGAGTACGAGGGGCCGTGGTCCCGGAAGAAGCGCAAGGGCGCCTGCCGGGACTGCGACTGCCCGTGCGAGTGCTGCGAGTGCTGCGCGTGCGACTGCTAG
- a CDS encoding cell division protein SepF: MGSVRKASAWLGLVDDNNDERYYDGYEDDGADGPESDAWVTDPRVKVASDAAEEKGARIGTVTPDSFRDARGIGELFRDGVPVIVNLTAMEPADAKRVVDFAAGLIFGLRGSIDRVAHRVFLLTPAHTEIVNGEGPGRRADGFFNQS, encoded by the coding sequence ATGGGATCGGTGCGCAAGGCGAGTGCCTGGCTTGGCCTCGTCGACGACAACAACGACGAGCGTTACTACGACGGCTACGAAGACGACGGGGCCGATGGCCCCGAGTCCGACGCCTGGGTCACGGACCCGCGCGTGAAGGTGGCGTCGGACGCGGCCGAGGAGAAGGGCGCCAGGATCGGCACCGTCACGCCGGACAGCTTCCGCGACGCCCGGGGCATCGGCGAGCTCTTCCGTGACGGGGTTCCGGTCATCGTGAACCTCACGGCGATGGAGCCCGCCGACGCCAAGCGCGTGGTGGACTTCGCCGCCGGGCTCATCTTCGGTCTGCGCGGGTCCATCGACCGGGTGGCGCACCGCGTCTTCCTGCTGACCCCGGCCCACACCGAGATCGTCAACGGCGAGGGCCCCGGCCGCCGCGCCGACGGCTTCTTCAACCAGAGCTGA
- a CDS encoding acyl-CoA dehydrogenase family protein: MPFPPFDPADPLGVDDLLAPEDLAVRDTVRSWAADRVLPHIAEWYETGELPQVRELARELGSIGALGMSLTGYGCAGASAVQYGLACLELEAADSGIRSLVSVQGSLAMYAIWRFGSEEQKQRWLPGMAAGEVIGCFGLTEPDHGSDPGSMRTYAKKDGTDWVLTGRKMWITNGSVAGVAVVWAQTDDGIRGFAVPTDAPGFSAPEIKHKWSLRASVTSELVLDEVRLPADAVLPGVTGLKGPLSCLTHARYGITWGAMGAARASFEAAVEYARTREQFGRPIGGFQLTQAKLADMAVELHKGILLAHHLGRRMDAGTLRPEQVSFGKLNNVREAIEICRTARTILGANGISLEYPVMRHATNLESVLTYEGTVEMHQLVLGKALTGIDAFR, translated from the coding sequence ATGCCGTTCCCGCCCTTCGACCCCGCCGACCCGCTCGGCGTCGACGACCTCCTCGCACCGGAGGACCTAGCCGTCCGCGACACCGTCCGGTCCTGGGCGGCCGACCGCGTGCTCCCGCACATCGCCGAGTGGTACGAGACCGGCGAACTGCCCCAGGTGCGGGAACTCGCCCGCGAGCTCGGCTCGATCGGGGCGCTCGGCATGTCGCTCACGGGCTACGGCTGCGCGGGTGCCAGCGCCGTGCAGTACGGGCTCGCCTGTCTGGAGCTGGAGGCGGCCGACTCCGGCATCCGCTCGCTCGTCTCGGTGCAGGGCTCGCTCGCCATGTACGCGATCTGGAGGTTCGGCTCCGAGGAGCAGAAGCAGCGCTGGCTGCCGGGCATGGCCGCGGGCGAGGTCATCGGCTGCTTCGGGCTCACCGAGCCCGACCACGGCTCCGACCCGGGCTCCATGCGCACGTACGCGAAGAAGGACGGCACCGACTGGGTGCTCACCGGGCGCAAGATGTGGATCACCAACGGCTCGGTCGCGGGCGTGGCCGTGGTGTGGGCGCAGACGGACGACGGGATCCGCGGCTTCGCGGTGCCCACCGACGCCCCGGGCTTCTCCGCCCCCGAGATCAAGCACAAGTGGTCGCTGCGCGCCAGCGTCACCAGTGAGCTGGTCCTGGACGAGGTGCGGCTGCCCGCCGACGCGGTGCTGCCCGGCGTCACCGGGCTCAAGGGCCCGCTGAGCTGTCTCACGCACGCGCGCTACGGCATCACCTGGGGCGCGATGGGCGCGGCCCGCGCCAGCTTCGAGGCCGCCGTGGAGTACGCCAGGACCCGGGAGCAGTTCGGCAGGCCCATCGGCGGCTTCCAGCTCACCCAGGCCAAGCTCGCCGACATGGCGGTCGAACTGCACAAGGGGATCCTGCTCGCGCACCACCTCGGGCGGCGCATGGACGCCGGGACCCTCCGGCCCGAGCAGGTCAGCTTCGGCAAGCTCAACAACGTACGGGAGGCGATCGAGATCTGCCGCACCGCGCGCACGATCCTCGGCGCCAACGGGATCTCCCTGGAGTACCCCGTGATGCGGCACGCGACGAACCTCGAGTCGGTGCTCACCTACGAGGGCACCGTCGAGATGCACCAGCTGGTGCTGGGCAAGGCGCTCACCGGAATCGACGCCTTCCGGTGA
- a CDS encoding MFS transporter produces MSGTTTAAAPSGRRPPGAGANRWVVLVVLCVSLLLVAVDATVLHVAVPAVTEDLTPGAIELLWIVDIYPLVCASLLILFGTLGDRVGRRRVLLLGYGLFGVASAVAALADTAQVLIIARALLGVGGAMIMPATLSILRQVFPDRRERALAIGIWSAVAAVGAAVGPLLGGFLLEHFWWGSVFLINIPLMLVSLPVGRWLLPESTGERDGPWDVVGALMAAGGLFCLVLGVKRLGGGESPLGSTTLLALAVGGGLLVAFVRRQRRRTHPLVDLAMFTRPAFSTSVGCIVLAMLALVGLELIAAQYLQLVLGLSPLETGLRLLPLTIAAMAAGLAGSRLLQRFGPRRMVACGFGLTALAVVALTGMGGDDNAPLLLTGFVLLGFGLETTLFGAYESMLSEAPQTQAGGAAAIGETSYQLGAGIGIALLGSVMNAAYAPGLSSVRGVPAADSAAAGHSLGEAYEVADRLGGGQGEALRSAARNSFVHGLHVTLLVSAGLLLLGALAALRLPRRMDCGAPTAPGIPTPRDTPAVPADSVR; encoded by the coding sequence ATGTCCGGGACGACCACGGCCGCCGCTCCATCCGGCCGTCGGCCCCCCGGCGCGGGCGCCAACCGCTGGGTCGTGCTCGTCGTCCTCTGCGTCAGCCTGCTGCTCGTCGCCGTCGACGCCACCGTCCTGCACGTCGCCGTGCCCGCCGTCACCGAGGACCTCACGCCCGGCGCGATCGAGCTGCTGTGGATCGTGGACATCTATCCGCTGGTCTGCGCCTCGCTGCTCATCCTGTTCGGCACGCTCGGCGACCGCGTCGGGCGCAGACGCGTGCTGCTGCTCGGCTACGGCCTGTTCGGCGTGGCCTCGGCGGTCGCGGCCCTCGCGGACACCGCGCAGGTGCTCATCATCGCCCGCGCGCTGCTCGGCGTCGGCGGCGCCATGATCATGCCCGCGACGCTGTCGATCCTGCGCCAGGTCTTCCCCGACCGGCGCGAGCGGGCGCTGGCCATCGGCATCTGGAGCGCGGTGGCCGCCGTGGGCGCGGCCGTCGGGCCCCTGCTCGGCGGCTTCCTGCTCGAACACTTCTGGTGGGGCTCGGTCTTCCTCATCAACATCCCGCTGATGCTCGTCAGCCTGCCCGTCGGCCGCTGGCTGCTGCCGGAGTCCACCGGCGAGCGCGACGGACCGTGGGACGTCGTCGGCGCGCTGATGGCGGCGGGCGGCCTCTTCTGCCTCGTCCTCGGCGTCAAGCGGCTCGGCGGCGGCGAGTCGCCGCTCGGCTCGACGACGCTGCTCGCCCTCGCCGTCGGCGGCGGGCTGCTCGTCGCCTTCGTCCGCAGACAGCGGCGGCGCACGCATCCGCTCGTCGACCTGGCGATGTTCACGCGGCCCGCGTTCAGCACGTCCGTCGGCTGCATCGTGCTCGCGATGCTCGCCCTCGTCGGCCTGGAGCTGATCGCCGCCCAGTACCTGCAACTGGTGCTCGGCCTGTCCCCGCTGGAGACCGGCCTCCGGCTCCTCCCGCTCACCATCGCCGCCATGGCCGCGGGCCTCGCGGGCTCCCGGCTGCTCCAGCGCTTCGGACCGCGTCGCATGGTCGCCTGCGGCTTCGGCCTCACCGCGCTCGCCGTGGTCGCGCTGACCGGCATGGGCGGCGACGACAACGCCCCGCTGCTGCTCACCGGCTTCGTGCTGCTCGGCTTCGGCCTGGAGACCACGCTCTTCGGGGCGTACGAGTCCATGCTCAGCGAGGCCCCGCAGACCCAGGCCGGCGGTGCCGCGGCCATCGGCGAGACCTCCTACCAGCTGGGCGCGGGCATCGGCATCGCCCTGCTCGGCAGCGTCATGAACGCGGCGTACGCGCCCGGCCTCTCCTCCGTGCGGGGCGTCCCCGCGGCCGACAGCGCGGCGGCCGGGCACTCCCTCGGCGAGGCCTACGAGGTCGCCGACCGGCTCGGCGGGGGACAGGGCGAGGCCCTGCGGTCCGCCGCGCGGAACTCCTTCGTCCACGGCCTGCACGTGACCCTCCTGGTCAGCGCGGGACTGCTGCTGCTCGGCGCGCTCGCGGCCCTGCGGCTGCCGCGCCGCATGGACTGTGGTGCCCCCACCGCTCCGGGCATACCCACCCCGCGCGACACCCCGGCCGTCCCCGCCGACTCGGTCCGCTGA